The genomic window CCGTGGTTTTACCGCTGCCGCTGACCCCGTGCGTGATCCACAGCGTGGGCAACTCTCGCAATGTGTAACGGTAGGCCAATTCGATGTGCCGCCGGCAGGCCTGCTGCACTGCTTCACGTTCGGTCTCCGACAACGAGGGTTGTTGCAGCCGCAGGGCGGCAACCATCCCGCGAACCAGGGCTCGATAACAGAGGAACCAGCGGAGAATAGTCAGCGAGCGATGGTCGCCGGTTTGTTCCAGATAAGCGTTCAGGAAGGTTCGCGACAGATCCAGATGGTCGCGGGCCGCCAGATCCATGGCCAGGAAGGCGGCGTCGCTGAGCACATCGATCCACCGCAGGCGTTCACTGAATTCAATTCCATCGAATGGCATTAGCCGCCCCTGCCAAGCAACCACGTTTTGCAGATGCAAGTCGCCGTGGCATTCACGAATCCAACCGTTTTCGCCGCGAGCGGCAAAGGCCTGGCGATGGCGTGCAAAGTAGTCCACTGACCATGCCCGCACCACATCCAACGTCGCGGCGGTCGAGCCGCTAACGGCGGCGGCGATCGACGCGAACAATTGCCGCGAATTGTCCTCCAGGAAATCCGCCCAAGTCGCGGCCAGCACGTCGTCGTCGACGCTTGCACTGCCGTGAAAGTCCGCCACGGCCACGGCCAACTGTTTGACTTCCGCCGTCGATAAGCGGCCCGCGTCGATGCGTTCGCTGAGCAAGGCATCGCCGGGGAACCGCCGCATTTTGACCGCATATTCGATGGGCTCGGCAGCGTCCTCCGGCGGAATCAATCGTCCGTCGCGGTAGATCGGCACGACGTCCAAATACAGCTCCGGTGCAAACCTTCGATCCAGACGCAGTTCTTCGTGGCAGAAGCGACGACGATCTGCCAGGCGGCGATAATCCAGGAAATTGGTTTGGATGGATTTCTTGATTTTGTACGCGAACTCGCCAGCGAGCAACACATACGAAATGTGGGTTTCCTGCAGCACCACCGGACCGTCGACCGCGTGAGGATAGGCCTGCGGACGCAGCAAGCCCTGGATCCAGTCTTCGCTGGGCGACGATTCGGCTGCGGTCGGATTGCTGGTCGGCTGCGGCACGGGCGGGCTCCTTGGGAGGTGCGGTGTGTTTAGTGACCTGTTCGACGCTCGTGCATCTCGATTCACCCTCCCGGGGAGAGGGTGAAATCTGTCGCGTCAACGCGGCTGTCCACGGGCCGGGGCCCACAATACGTGCCGCTTGTGTTTGCCTCGCTATTCGCTATCGGGCGAGGTGGTGACGACGCGGGCCGGGGTTTTCAACACCGGGACGGGCGCATCCAAACTCAACACCGGCAGGCGATGGCTGCGCATATACCGGTGGCACTCGACGCAACGCACCGTGGCCGAAACGTAGCCCAACGCGGCGCGGCTGATGTCTTCGTCCTCGGCGGCTTTTTCAATGACCTTCAGGGACCGTCGAAAGTCGATGCTCTGAGCTTCGTACTCTTCGGTTTGAATCACGTTCCAACCGCTTTCGTGGCTCAGCAAACGCAACGCTCGCGCGTTCGAGGCGATCTTGTCGAACTGTTCCAAGGTCAAACCTTCGAGGATGGCTTTGGAACGTTCAAGTTTCATCCGCATCAGCGGCGTTAGTTTGTTGGGTGGATCGGTTGGGACGGGCGGGTCGGCCGTGGCGGTGCCGGCCAACAACAGGGCGGCTAGGATTCCAAGCATGCAGCGAGACATCGACAAGTCCTTCAAGCGGGAAACAAAACAGCGGACGGGGGAAATGAATCGGAGCTTCAAACCAGGGGCAGCGGTTGATCCTGGGAAGCGGCAGGGGACGACGTGGGTAGAGATTGCACCATGCGGTTGCGGGTGATCCAGACGCTGCAGGCGGCGTGTCGTAACAGGAATCGAGTCACACTGCCCAGCAGGATCCGGCCCAGACGGGTGCGCGGCGTTTCGCCCACGACCACCAAGTCCATCTGCTTCGATTCGACATACTGCACCAGACCTTCGCCCATGTGCTCGCTGGGGATCAGCACGCCGGTGGCCCGCGGCGCCACGGCATTCAACCGCTGTGCAGCCTCATCGACCGGAGCCGAGGACAGTGCCTCGGGGCCGGACTGATAGAATCCCGGCTGATAGACTGCCGACACCACACTGACATCCGTGTCTGCGCCCCAACGGAATTCGGCGAATTCCTCCAACGCGGCCTGCGCCGGTTCGCTCGGTTCAAAGGCGATCGCCACGCGGAGCGGATGTTGGTTTTCCATCACGCCGGTGCGGCGGACGACCAGCACGCTGCACGGACAGTGCGTCGCGACGTAGTCGCTGGTGCTGCCCAGCAGGATCCGCGAGATGGTCGAATGTCCCGTTGCTCCCAACACCAGCAGCTCGGGCTGCAGCTCACGGGCCACCGCCACAACCGTTTCGGCCGGATGTCCCTCGCGGGTGACGTGCTTGAGCACCACGTTGGCTCCTTCAAACAACGCCTCGATCCGGGCAAAAGCAGCATCTGCGGATTCCCGTTCCCGCTGCATGCAGGTTTTGATCCAATCGCCACCCAGGTAGGTCCTGTGAGAGCCGGGCACAAACAAAGCCGTGACCACGGTCAACTCAATGGTTTCCTCGTGGGGGATATGCGACAAAAATCGGGCGGCGTCTTCCGCTGCCTGCGACCCATCGGTGGCAACCACGATCTTCTTCATGACTTTCTCCGCTGTGAATCGATTTCCCCTGCAATCCGCCGGCATGAGACCTGACGGTTACAAGCGAATGCAAAGCGTTGCACGTAGGGTGCCAAAGCCGCATACCCGAACGCACTATCCAGACATTCTTGACAATCTTGCGAGCTGGCAAGCGCTGCCGGAGTCCGGCGGTGCAGCACGGGAGACGTCACCGTCGCGTGCAAATGGATTATGGCTCTCGCGGCGCGCCAAACTGCACGTAACCTGGACCATAGCGTGCGATGGTGCACGGATACGGCTCGTATCGCTGGCGAATTCTCATTGGCATGCGAACTGCAATCTTCTCCTGCGTGTCAGAACCGCGTTGTCGGGGAAGAGACCTGTTCCGATCCAATGTTCGCAGGAGTGCAGATTGATGAAGATTTTATTGGCAACCGACGGTTCGGGACCGGCGAAGGAAGCGACAAGGCTGGTTCGCTCGATGGCAAAGAACAATTCCGTCGACGTGCATGTGTTGACCGTTTCTTATGATCCGGCGCAGTACGCGACGCAGCCCTGGGTGCCGGAGTGGGTCGAACAGGAGAAGCAGGTTTCGCACCAGATTCTTGATCAAGCGCAAACCATCTTGGAAGATGATTGTGAGTCGGTGACTCTGGTGCATCAGGCGGGACCGACGGTGCCCTGTATTTTGGAGCAGGCCGAAGCGGCGGATGTGGACCTGATTGTGTTAGCCGCCAAAGGCCGCTCGGCGTTGCGAAGAGTGCTGTTGGGCAGCGTCTCGGATAGTGTGGCGACTAGCGCAAAGTGCTCGGTGTTGGTCGTCCGTGCCAATGAAGGTGCGGAGTTGGAGCCATGCAAGATCGTGCTGGGCTTTGATCAATCGGTGGCCTCGCGAGAAGCGGTGGCGGAATTGATGGAGTGGAATTTCCATCGGGACTGCGCGGTTGATCTGGTCAGCGTGGCGGTGCAGGCCTTTTCGTTCGTCGGGGAAGGCTACGAGGGGCCGCCACTGACGCTAAATCCGCAGCGCGTCGAACAGATTCAGCAATCGGCGGATCGCATGGCCAGCCAAATCGCCGAACATTTCCCGCACACCAAAGTGCATTCCCCGGTGTCCAGCCACGTCGGCGATTCGATTGTTTCGATCGCCGAATCGACCAAGGCGAACATGGTGGTGGTGGGCGACAGTGGGCACAGCCAAATTGGCCAGTTCTTGCTGGGCAGCACGTCCAAGTACGTGCTCCGGCACGCCCCCTGCCACGTCTGGATCTCCCGGCATCACTGGAACGCGGACCCAATCATGGGCCAGCGCGAAAAGGCCGCGGTCGGGAAGTAGGGAGTGAGGAGTGAGGAGTGAGGAGTGAGGAGTGAGGAGTGAGGAAAAAGCCCGGAATTTGCATTTTGCATTTCGCAACCACTCGCGGGGCATCACTTCACCCTCCCCCCGGGACATGAAATGAATTACTGCAGCTTTGGACCTTGGGGCCGCTTGCTTCACCCTCCTTTTTAAGGAGGGTCGAGCCTTAGCGAGGGGAGGTTCTTTTGCAGCGGCGCGGTCGCCCTCTCCTCGCTGACGATCGACTCTCCCAGAGGGAGAGTGAAGTGAATCCGGCATTAATACACTTCACGTCCCCCTCAGTCTCGATCGGCTAAGCGCTGCTCTAGCGTTTCCCGCCGCTTCTTGACGATTTCTGCATGTTCCGCCGCGGTGTTTTGGGTTTCGCCGGGGTCGCGGCGATGATCATAGAACTCGACGTGTCCGCCTTTGTGAAAAATCGTGCGGTCGGTGTCGGTGCGGATCGTTCGCGCGGAAGCGTAGGAAATCGCGGTACCGCCGTCGGCTTGAGGCGATTCCAACTGCGGCCGCAAGGAAGCTCCGTGCACGAAATCCGGCTTCGGCAGTCCGGCCAGATCGGCCAGAGTGGGAAACAGGTCCAAGGTTTCCACGATCGCTTGCGTTGACTGGCCGGGAGCGGGGATGTCGGGGTAAGAAACGATCAGCGGGGATCGCAGGGATTCTTCGAACAGCGTGTGTTTGCCCCACACGGCGTGTTCGCCCAGGTGCCAGCCATGGTCGCCCCAGAGGATCACGATGGTGTCGTCGCGGAGTCCCAATTCGTCCAGCCGCTGCATGACGCGGCCGACTTGAGCGTCCGCAAAACTGA from Roseimaritima ulvae includes these protein-coding regions:
- a CDS encoding bifunctional aminoglycoside phosphotransferase/ATP-binding protein yields the protein MPQPTSNPTAAESSPSEDWIQGLLRPQAYPHAVDGPVVLQETHISYVLLAGEFAYKIKKSIQTNFLDYRRLADRRRFCHEELRLDRRFAPELYLDVVPIYRDGRLIPPEDAAEPIEYAVKMRRFPGDALLSERIDAGRLSTAEVKQLAVAVADFHGSASVDDDVLAATWADFLEDNSRQLFASIAAAVSGSTAATLDVVRAWSVDYFARHRQAFAARGENGWIRECHGDLHLQNVVAWQGRLMPFDGIEFSERLRWIDVLSDAAFLAMDLAARDHLDLSRTFLNAYLEQTGDHRSLTILRWFLCYRALVRGMVAALRLQQPSLSETEREAVQQACRRHIELAYRYTLRELPTLWITHGVSGSGKTTVSEYVVQRHEAFRLRSDIERKRRFGLSPCERPSAELQQKMYSEAENRQTYQTLQQIAGKILAAGYSVVIDATFLRQHQRQAFWETAGKHGAAFAILDCHADPHTLRQRVADRMAQDDDASDADLQVLEHQLASQQPLTAAERAKVVDIPDTVQTVSQL
- a CDS encoding universal stress protein codes for the protein MKKIVVATDGSQAAEDAARFLSHIPHEETIELTVVTALFVPGSHRTYLGGDWIKTCMQRERESADAAFARIEALFEGANVVLKHVTREGHPAETVVAVARELQPELLVLGATGHSTISRILLGSTSDYVATHCPCSVLVVRRTGVMENQHPLRVAIAFEPSEPAQAALEEFAEFRWGADTDVSVVSAVYQPGFYQSGPEALSSAPVDEAAQRLNAVAPRATGVLIPSEHMGEGLVQYVESKQMDLVVVGETPRTRLGRILLGSVTRFLLRHAACSVWITRNRMVQSLPTSSPAASQDQPLPLV
- a CDS encoding universal stress protein — its product is MKILLATDGSGPAKEATRLVRSMAKNNSVDVHVLTVSYDPAQYATQPWVPEWVEQEKQVSHQILDQAQTILEDDCESVTLVHQAGPTVPCILEQAEAADVDLIVLAAKGRSALRRVLLGSVSDSVATSAKCSVLVVRANEGAELEPCKIVLGFDQSVASREAVAELMEWNFHRDCAVDLVSVAVQAFSFVGEGYEGPPLTLNPQRVEQIQQSADRMASQIAEHFPHTKVHSPVSSHVGDSIVSIAESTKANMVVVGDSGHSQIGQFLLGSTSKYVLRHAPCHVWISRHHWNADPIMGQREKAAVGK